In the Heteronotia binoei isolate CCM8104 ecotype False Entrance Well chromosome 13, APGP_CSIRO_Hbin_v1, whole genome shotgun sequence genome, one interval contains:
- the LOC132581190 gene encoding olfactory receptor 1L6-like: protein MIAQNQTTEFVLLGISDKPQLQTPLFVLFLTMYVVTVTGNLLTVAAIQSDHHLIHTPMYFFLSCLSSVDVGFTSVIVPTMLLSLGQGGTISYTGCLTQMYFFLALGNTDSYLLAAMAIDRYMAICNPLHYATVMSPRLCFLLLAGSCLVSHLHSLLQTMLVSYLTFCASNRIPHFFCDIQPLLKLSCSDTSINELVGMTEALAVIMTPFLTITISYIRILMTVLRVPSVSGKLKAFSTCGSHLTVVTLFYGSIVWVYFRPLSGYTAVKDRVAAVMYTVITPMLNPFIYSLRNRDMHNALKKVVGRRRN from the coding sequence ATGATTGCACAGAACCAAACAACTGAGTTCGTTCTGCTGGGTATCTCTGACAAGCCACAGCTGCAGACACCCCTCTTTGTCCTCTTCCTGACCATGTACGTTGTGACGGTAACAGGGAACCTTCTCACTGTGGCAGCCATCCAATCGGACCACCACCTCATCCATACTCCCATGTACTTCTTCCTCAGTTGTCTGTCCTCGGTGGATGTCGGCTTTACCTCAGTAATTGTTCCCACAATGCTACTGAGCTTAGGCCAAGGAGGGACCATTTCTTACACAGGTTGTCTTACCCAAATGTACTTCTTTTTGGCCTTGGGGAACACTGATAGCTACCTGTTGGCGGCCATGGCCATCGACCGCTACATGGCCATCTGTAACCCTCTCCATTATGCCACAGTTATGAGCCCTCGATTATGCTTCCTGCTGTTGGCAGGGTCTTGCTTGGTCTCCCATCTCCACTCCCTCCTGCAGACAATGCTTGTCTCTTATCTAACCTTCTGTGCTTCCAACAGGATCCCCCATTTCTTCTGTGACATCCAGCCCTTACTGAAACTCTCTTGTTCCGACACCAGCATCAACGAACTGGTGGGCATGACTGAAGCTTTGGCCGTCATCATGACCCCCTTCCTGACAATCACGATCTCTTATATCCGCATCCTCATGACCGTGTTGAGGGTACCTTCAGTCTCAGGAAAGCTCAAGGCGTTCTCCACCTGTGGATCTCACCTGACCGTAGTTACCCTCTTCTATGGGAGCATCGTTTGGGTGTATTTCCGGCCTTTGTCTGGTTACACGGCTGTCAAGGACAGGGTTGCTGCTGTCATGTACACAGTTATCACCCCGATGCTGAATCCTTTCATCTACAGCCTGAGAAACAGAGACATGCACAATGCGCTCAAGAAAGTGGTagggagaagaagaaattag
- the LOC132581452 gene encoding olfactory receptor 1B1-like, translated as MDCENGTDIVEFVLLGLSSQLEQQSLFFVFFLLMYGAGLLGNIMMFILITVETRLQTPMYFLLRSLSVVDVGFLTVTVPQMLVHLMSSSKTIPFYSCMAQFFFFYVFGVTDIFMVSVMALDRYVAICNPLHYAMVMNRKVCGCLVAGCWITSTLHSMLHADLLLRLSYCGDNHLPHYFCDHQPLLQLSSSDTSINEGVIFFEGIPVILGPFAFIIITYLRIVAAVMKFSASGRRKAFSTCSSHLTMVVLFYGAIIGVYFLPTSSYSSQRGTIFALMYTIITPMSNPYIYSLRNKEVQKALRNLLGRISFSH; from the coding sequence ATGGACTGTGAGAATGGCACTGACATTGTGGAGTTTGTCCTTCTTGGTCTCTCCTCACAACTTGAACAACAGTctctcttcttcgtcttctttctGCTGATGTATGGGGCAGGCCTCCTGGGCAACATCATGATGTTCATTCTCATCACCGTGGAAACCCGGCTTCAAACCCCCATGTACTTCCTGTTGCGGAGCCTTTCCGTGGTGGATGTGGGCTTCCTCACAGTCACGGTACCTCAGATGCTGGTCCACCTCATGTCCTCTTCCAAGACAATCCCTTTCTATTCCTGTATGgctcagttcttcttcttctatgtgttTGGCGTCACAGACATTTTCATGGTGAGCGTTATGGCTCTGGATCGCTATGTCGCCATTTGCAACCCGCTTCACTATGCTATGGTGATGAACCGGAAGGTCTGTGGATGCTTGGTGGCTGGGTGCTGGATCACTTCTACCCTCCACTCCATGCTGCATGCTGACCTCCTCCTGCGCCTCAGTTATTGTGGGGACAACCACCTGCCCCACTACTTCTGTGACCATCAGCCCTTACTCCAGCTCTCCTCCTCAGACACCAGCATCAATGAAGGGGTCATCTTCTTCGAGGGCATTCCTGTCATCCTGGGGCCCTTTgccttcatcatcatcacctaCCTCCGCATTGTGGCAGCTGTGATGAAGTTCTCCGCCTCAGGAAGGCGCAAGGCGTTCTCCACGTGTAGCTCTCATCTTACCATGGTGGTGCTCTTCTATGGTGCAATCATTGGGGTCTACTTCCTACCCACATCCAGCTATTCTTCCCAACGAGGGACCATTTTTGCCCTCATGTACACTATCATCACCCCAATGTCCAACCCCTACATCTACAGCCTCAGGAATAAAGAGGtccaaaaagccctgaggaatCTCTTGGGTAGGATATCATTTTCTCACTAA